One genomic segment of Gopherus flavomarginatus isolate rGopFla2 chromosome 11, rGopFla2.mat.asm, whole genome shotgun sequence includes these proteins:
- the TPX2 gene encoding targeting protein for Xklp2 isoform X1 produces the protein MSHPQSSYSYDAETTYINFRTLSDDDMQSVDSWFDLKASSENVPPADNVATVLQHKPASSKANLPQAIVSPMVKSSENHEMEEREMAQAMLRPQNIVGSLAAWRVPSNDASPPAPSGASQRRVSRRLSAKQKNAQQRKRQAKVKAERCTVTSIKKEDVPPTKKQKISSSRERMTEVSTNRDRSQSTELSPARPKGKLTMPTTPTMLKRKCLSGKLKSTEEQELEKMKQLQQETMDLRKKNEESLIAAIAGSGQPVKKTTVQVTKPVDFHFCTDERIKQHTESQPGNEYKKLDFIAALRKHPASPARVVKGPTIPKPFNLSCGNKRKFEETTSEYVPLAQQIENFQKRTPSRYHLRSRRTDESPIPVKPLKARLTQPKTPLLQTKQRFRPVTCKSAAELEAEEIEKLRQYKFKAQELNPRIIEGGPILPKKPPVKEPTQPIGFDLEIEKRIQERESKKQQEEEHYEFHSRPCPAKILEDVVGVPEKKPLPVTVPKSPAFALKNRIRMPDREEEKGEEVVPVIKANPMPHYGVPFKPKAPEQRHVEVCPFSFDSRDRERWMQKEKKIEELQKEEVPKFKALPLPQFDYINLPQKKVKNTTQPEPFHLQTDERGATKLQNWQQQIKEDLKRQKEAACFKANPNTVVHQEPFVPKRDSKPVSESLSGSIVAESFELATEKRAKERQEFEKRLAELETEKEKLQEEARQQEAEREKEELSRLRQELVHKANPVRKYRSLEVKPSDQPLTVPKSPNFSDRFRC, from the exons GTGAAAACCATgagatggaggagagagaaatggCGCAGGCAATGTTGAGACCGCAGAATATTGTCGGTTCTCTAGCAGCCTGGAGAGTCCCCTCAAATGATGCTTCACCTCCTGCTCCTTCAGGAGCTTCTCAAAG GAGGGTATCCAGAAGACTGTCAGCAAAACAGAAGAATGCCCAGCAACGCAAACGTCAGGCCAAAGTCAAAGCAGAGAGATGCACTGTCACCTCCATCAAAAAGGAAGATGTTCCACCCACCAAGAAACAGAAAAT CTCTAGCAGTAGAGAGAGAATGACTGAAGTATCGACGAACAGAGATCGCTCCCAGAGCACTGAACTCTCCCCAGCCAGACCCAAGGGCAAGCTGACTATGCCTACCACGCCAACAATGCTGAA GAGGAAGTGTCTTTCTGGCAAGCTAAAGAGCACAGAGGAGCAGGAGCTAGAAAAGATGAAGCAATTGCAGCAGGAGACAATGGATCTACGCAAAAAGAATGAAGAGTCCCTGATAGCTGCTATTGCTGGCTCAG GACAACCTGTGAAGAAAACAACTGTCCAGGTAACAAAGCCAGTTGACTTCCATTTCTGCACAGATGAGAGGATTAAACAGCACACAGAAAGCCAACCTGGGAATGAATACAAGAAGCTGGATTTCATAGCAGCTCTGAGAAAGCACCCTGCGTCTCCG GCACGAGTGGTGAAGGGGCCCACCATCCCCAAACCTTTCAATCTCTCCTGTGGCAACAAAAGGAAGTTTGAAGAAACTACATCAGAGTATGTCCCCCTTGCTCAGCAGATTGAAAACTTCCAGAAACGTACTCCCTCTCGTTACCATTTGAGGAGCAGGAGGACCGATGAAA GTCCCATTCCAGTAAAGCCACTGAAGGCCAGGCTTACACAGCCCAAAACTCCCCTGCTTCAAACAAAACAGCGCTTCAGACCTGTAACTTGCAAGAGTGCAGCTGAGTTGGAGGCCGAGGAAATAGAGAAGCTCCGACA ATACAAATTCAAAGCTCAGGAGCTTAATCCAAGGATCATAGAGGGTGGGCCAATCCTGCCCAAGAAACCCCCTGTGAAAGAGCCCACACAGCCTATTGGATTTGACTTGGAAATTGAAAAAAGGATTCAAGAGCGAGAGAGCaagaagcagcaggaggaggagcattATGAATTCCATTCCAGGCCATGTCCAGCTAAAATCTTGGAGGATGTTGTG GGTGTTCCAGAAAAGAAGCCCCTTCCTGTTACAGTTCCTAAATCCCCAGCCTTTGCGCTGAAGAACAGAATCCGAATGCCTGACAGAGAGGAAGAAAAG GGAGAGGAAGTGGTCCCAGTGATCAAAGCTAACCCCATGCCACACTATGGAGTGCCCTTCAAACCTAAAGCCCCAGAGCAGAGACATGTGGAAGTGTGCCCCTTCTCTTTTGACTCTCGTGACAGAGAGAGGTGGAtgcaaaaggagaaaaaaatagaagAGCTGCAGAAAGAGGAG GTACCAAAGTTCAAAGCACTACCCCTGCCTCAGTTTGACTACATCAACTTGCCACAAAAAAAAGTGAAGAACACAACACAACCAGAACCCTTCCATCTGCAGACAGATGAACGGGGAGCTACCAAGTTGCAGAATTGGCAGCAACAG ATCAAAGAAGACCTGAAACGGCAAAAAGAGGCAGCGTGTTTCAAAGCTAATCCAAACACCGTTGTGCACCAGGAGCCTTTTGTGCCAAAGAGGGATAGCAAGCCAGTATCAG AGAGCCTTTCTGGTTCCATAGTTGCTGAAAGTTTTGAGCTGGCAACAGAAAAGCGAGCAAAAGAGCGTCAAGAGTTTGAAAAGCGACTAGCTGAGTTGGAAACTGAGAAAGAGAAGCTTCAAGAAGAGGCAAgacagcaggaggctgagcgggagAAAGAAGAACTCTCCAGGCTGAGACAGGAACTG gtACACAAGGCAAACCCAGTTCGCAAGTACCGCAGTCTGGAGGTGAAGCCAAGTGACCAGCCTCTGACCGTGCCAAAGTCTCCGAACTTTTCCGACCGATTTCGGTGTTGA
- the TPX2 gene encoding targeting protein for Xklp2 isoform X3, with protein MQSVDSWFDLKASSENVPPADNVATVLQHKPASSKANLPQAIVSPMVKSSENHEMEEREMAQAMLRPQNIVGSLAAWRVPSNDASPPAPSGASQRRVSRRLSAKQKNAQQRKRQAKVKAERCTVTSIKKEDVPPTKKQKISSSRERMTEVSTNRDRSQSTELSPARPKGKLTMPTTPTMLKRKCLSGKLKSTEEQELEKMKQLQQETMDLRKKNEESLIAAIAGSGQPVKKTTVQVTKPVDFHFCTDERIKQHTESQPGNEYKKLDFIAALRKHPASPARVVKGPTIPKPFNLSCGNKRKFEETTSEYVPLAQQIENFQKRTPSRYHLRSRRTDESPIPVKPLKARLTQPKTPLLQTKQRFRPVTCKSAAELEAEEIEKLRQYKFKAQELNPRIIEGGPILPKKPPVKEPTQPIGFDLEIEKRIQERESKKQQEEEHYEFHSRPCPAKILEDVVGVPEKKPLPVTVPKSPAFALKNRIRMPDREEEKGEEVVPVIKANPMPHYGVPFKPKAPEQRHVEVCPFSFDSRDRERWMQKEKKIEELQKEEVPKFKALPLPQFDYINLPQKKVKNTTQPEPFHLQTDERGATKLQNWQQQIKEDLKRQKEAACFKANPNTVVHQEPFVPKRDSKPVSESLSGSIVAESFELATEKRAKERQEFEKRLAELETEKEKLQEEARQQEAEREKEELSRLRQELVHKANPVRKYRSLEVKPSDQPLTVPKSPNFSDRFRC; from the exons GTGAAAACCATgagatggaggagagagaaatggCGCAGGCAATGTTGAGACCGCAGAATATTGTCGGTTCTCTAGCAGCCTGGAGAGTCCCCTCAAATGATGCTTCACCTCCTGCTCCTTCAGGAGCTTCTCAAAG GAGGGTATCCAGAAGACTGTCAGCAAAACAGAAGAATGCCCAGCAACGCAAACGTCAGGCCAAAGTCAAAGCAGAGAGATGCACTGTCACCTCCATCAAAAAGGAAGATGTTCCACCCACCAAGAAACAGAAAAT CTCTAGCAGTAGAGAGAGAATGACTGAAGTATCGACGAACAGAGATCGCTCCCAGAGCACTGAACTCTCCCCAGCCAGACCCAAGGGCAAGCTGACTATGCCTACCACGCCAACAATGCTGAA GAGGAAGTGTCTTTCTGGCAAGCTAAAGAGCACAGAGGAGCAGGAGCTAGAAAAGATGAAGCAATTGCAGCAGGAGACAATGGATCTACGCAAAAAGAATGAAGAGTCCCTGATAGCTGCTATTGCTGGCTCAG GACAACCTGTGAAGAAAACAACTGTCCAGGTAACAAAGCCAGTTGACTTCCATTTCTGCACAGATGAGAGGATTAAACAGCACACAGAAAGCCAACCTGGGAATGAATACAAGAAGCTGGATTTCATAGCAGCTCTGAGAAAGCACCCTGCGTCTCCG GCACGAGTGGTGAAGGGGCCCACCATCCCCAAACCTTTCAATCTCTCCTGTGGCAACAAAAGGAAGTTTGAAGAAACTACATCAGAGTATGTCCCCCTTGCTCAGCAGATTGAAAACTTCCAGAAACGTACTCCCTCTCGTTACCATTTGAGGAGCAGGAGGACCGATGAAA GTCCCATTCCAGTAAAGCCACTGAAGGCCAGGCTTACACAGCCCAAAACTCCCCTGCTTCAAACAAAACAGCGCTTCAGACCTGTAACTTGCAAGAGTGCAGCTGAGTTGGAGGCCGAGGAAATAGAGAAGCTCCGACA ATACAAATTCAAAGCTCAGGAGCTTAATCCAAGGATCATAGAGGGTGGGCCAATCCTGCCCAAGAAACCCCCTGTGAAAGAGCCCACACAGCCTATTGGATTTGACTTGGAAATTGAAAAAAGGATTCAAGAGCGAGAGAGCaagaagcagcaggaggaggagcattATGAATTCCATTCCAGGCCATGTCCAGCTAAAATCTTGGAGGATGTTGTG GGTGTTCCAGAAAAGAAGCCCCTTCCTGTTACAGTTCCTAAATCCCCAGCCTTTGCGCTGAAGAACAGAATCCGAATGCCTGACAGAGAGGAAGAAAAG GGAGAGGAAGTGGTCCCAGTGATCAAAGCTAACCCCATGCCACACTATGGAGTGCCCTTCAAACCTAAAGCCCCAGAGCAGAGACATGTGGAAGTGTGCCCCTTCTCTTTTGACTCTCGTGACAGAGAGAGGTGGAtgcaaaaggagaaaaaaatagaagAGCTGCAGAAAGAGGAG GTACCAAAGTTCAAAGCACTACCCCTGCCTCAGTTTGACTACATCAACTTGCCACAAAAAAAAGTGAAGAACACAACACAACCAGAACCCTTCCATCTGCAGACAGATGAACGGGGAGCTACCAAGTTGCAGAATTGGCAGCAACAG ATCAAAGAAGACCTGAAACGGCAAAAAGAGGCAGCGTGTTTCAAAGCTAATCCAAACACCGTTGTGCACCAGGAGCCTTTTGTGCCAAAGAGGGATAGCAAGCCAGTATCAG AGAGCCTTTCTGGTTCCATAGTTGCTGAAAGTTTTGAGCTGGCAACAGAAAAGCGAGCAAAAGAGCGTCAAGAGTTTGAAAAGCGACTAGCTGAGTTGGAAACTGAGAAAGAGAAGCTTCAAGAAGAGGCAAgacagcaggaggctgagcgggagAAAGAAGAACTCTCCAGGCTGAGACAGGAACTG gtACACAAGGCAAACCCAGTTCGCAAGTACCGCAGTCTGGAGGTGAAGCCAAGTGACCAGCCTCTGACCGTGCCAAAGTCTCCGAACTTTTCCGACCGATTTCGGTGTTGA
- the TPX2 gene encoding targeting protein for Xklp2 isoform X2: MSHPQSSYSYDAETTYINFRTLSDDDMQSVDSWFDLKASSENVPPADNVATVLQHKPASSKANLPQAIVSPMVKSSENHEMEEREMAQAMLRPQNIVGSLAAWRVPSNDASPPAPSGASQRRVSRRLSAKQKNAQQRKRQAKVKAERCTVTSIKKEDVPPTKKQKISSSRERMTEVSTNRDRSQSTELSPARPKGKLTMPTTPTMLKRKCLSGKLKSTEEQELEKMKQLQQETMDLRKKNEESLIAAIAGSGQPVKKTTVQVTKPVDFHFCTDERIKQHTESQPGNEYKKLDFIAALRKHPASPARVVKGPTIPKPFNLSCGNKRKFEETTSEYVPLAQQIENFQKRTPSRYHLRSRRTDESPIPVKPLKARLTQPKTPLLQTKQRFRPVTCKSAAELEAEEIEKLRQYKFKAQELNPRIIEGGPILPKKPPVKEPTQPIGFDLEIEKRIQERESKKQQEEEHYEFHSRPCPAKILEDVVGVPEKKPLPVTVPKSPAFALKNRIRMPDREEEKGEEVVPVIKANPMPHYGVPFKPKAPEQRHVEVCPFSFDSRDRERWMQKEKKIEELQKEEVPKFKALPLPQFDYINLPQKKVKNTTQPEPFHLQTDERGATKLQNWQQQIKEDLKRQKEAACFKANPNTVVHQEPFVPKRDSKPVSVAESFELATEKRAKERQEFEKRLAELETEKEKLQEEARQQEAEREKEELSRLRQELVHKANPVRKYRSLEVKPSDQPLTVPKSPNFSDRFRC; this comes from the exons GTGAAAACCATgagatggaggagagagaaatggCGCAGGCAATGTTGAGACCGCAGAATATTGTCGGTTCTCTAGCAGCCTGGAGAGTCCCCTCAAATGATGCTTCACCTCCTGCTCCTTCAGGAGCTTCTCAAAG GAGGGTATCCAGAAGACTGTCAGCAAAACAGAAGAATGCCCAGCAACGCAAACGTCAGGCCAAAGTCAAAGCAGAGAGATGCACTGTCACCTCCATCAAAAAGGAAGATGTTCCACCCACCAAGAAACAGAAAAT CTCTAGCAGTAGAGAGAGAATGACTGAAGTATCGACGAACAGAGATCGCTCCCAGAGCACTGAACTCTCCCCAGCCAGACCCAAGGGCAAGCTGACTATGCCTACCACGCCAACAATGCTGAA GAGGAAGTGTCTTTCTGGCAAGCTAAAGAGCACAGAGGAGCAGGAGCTAGAAAAGATGAAGCAATTGCAGCAGGAGACAATGGATCTACGCAAAAAGAATGAAGAGTCCCTGATAGCTGCTATTGCTGGCTCAG GACAACCTGTGAAGAAAACAACTGTCCAGGTAACAAAGCCAGTTGACTTCCATTTCTGCACAGATGAGAGGATTAAACAGCACACAGAAAGCCAACCTGGGAATGAATACAAGAAGCTGGATTTCATAGCAGCTCTGAGAAAGCACCCTGCGTCTCCG GCACGAGTGGTGAAGGGGCCCACCATCCCCAAACCTTTCAATCTCTCCTGTGGCAACAAAAGGAAGTTTGAAGAAACTACATCAGAGTATGTCCCCCTTGCTCAGCAGATTGAAAACTTCCAGAAACGTACTCCCTCTCGTTACCATTTGAGGAGCAGGAGGACCGATGAAA GTCCCATTCCAGTAAAGCCACTGAAGGCCAGGCTTACACAGCCCAAAACTCCCCTGCTTCAAACAAAACAGCGCTTCAGACCTGTAACTTGCAAGAGTGCAGCTGAGTTGGAGGCCGAGGAAATAGAGAAGCTCCGACA ATACAAATTCAAAGCTCAGGAGCTTAATCCAAGGATCATAGAGGGTGGGCCAATCCTGCCCAAGAAACCCCCTGTGAAAGAGCCCACACAGCCTATTGGATTTGACTTGGAAATTGAAAAAAGGATTCAAGAGCGAGAGAGCaagaagcagcaggaggaggagcattATGAATTCCATTCCAGGCCATGTCCAGCTAAAATCTTGGAGGATGTTGTG GGTGTTCCAGAAAAGAAGCCCCTTCCTGTTACAGTTCCTAAATCCCCAGCCTTTGCGCTGAAGAACAGAATCCGAATGCCTGACAGAGAGGAAGAAAAG GGAGAGGAAGTGGTCCCAGTGATCAAAGCTAACCCCATGCCACACTATGGAGTGCCCTTCAAACCTAAAGCCCCAGAGCAGAGACATGTGGAAGTGTGCCCCTTCTCTTTTGACTCTCGTGACAGAGAGAGGTGGAtgcaaaaggagaaaaaaatagaagAGCTGCAGAAAGAGGAG GTACCAAAGTTCAAAGCACTACCCCTGCCTCAGTTTGACTACATCAACTTGCCACAAAAAAAAGTGAAGAACACAACACAACCAGAACCCTTCCATCTGCAGACAGATGAACGGGGAGCTACCAAGTTGCAGAATTGGCAGCAACAG ATCAAAGAAGACCTGAAACGGCAAAAAGAGGCAGCGTGTTTCAAAGCTAATCCAAACACCGTTGTGCACCAGGAGCCTTTTGTGCCAAAGAGGGATAGCAAGCCAGTATCAG TTGCTGAAAGTTTTGAGCTGGCAACAGAAAAGCGAGCAAAAGAGCGTCAAGAGTTTGAAAAGCGACTAGCTGAGTTGGAAACTGAGAAAGAGAAGCTTCAAGAAGAGGCAAgacagcaggaggctgagcgggagAAAGAAGAACTCTCCAGGCTGAGACAGGAACTG gtACACAAGGCAAACCCAGTTCGCAAGTACCGCAGTCTGGAGGTGAAGCCAAGTGACCAGCCTCTGACCGTGCCAAAGTCTCCGAACTTTTCCGACCGATTTCGGTGTTGA